tttgatgtatgcAGCGCCTCCTATTGTAGCGGATGGTGAGTTTACAGTGGGGATGTAATTCAGTTCAAGGGAGGCAATAATCAAGGCAATGAAAGATTATACCATCTAGAGAGGTGTGGACTATCGGGTATATGAATCGGAACCGACGACATTCTATGCCAAATGTACAGAATATGGGAATGGTTGTGACTGGTTGATAAGGGTTACCAAAATGCAGAAGAAGTACTGTTGGGAGATAAGGAGGTACAATGGAAGTCACACTTGTACCAGGTCTACTATTTCTCAAGACCATTTGAAGCTGGATTCCAAGACAGTTGCAGAAGCAATTAAGCTGTTGGTAGAGGTTGACCCGTCTATAAAGGTGAAATCAGTAATTGTTGAAGTCCAGTCAAAGTTTAACTACAGCATTAGTTATCGCAAGGCTTGGTTAGCGAAGCAGTAGGCGGTGGAATCAATTTTTGGAGGTTGGGAAGCATCATATGAAGCTTTGCCCATATGGTTTGAGGCCATGTGTCATAAGGAGCCATCAACAGTGATTCACTTTGAAATAATGCCTGCTTACCAGGGGGATGATTTGGTTCCTGATATACGTGTACTGCATAGAGTCTTCTGGAGTTATTACCCTTGTATAAGGGCCTTCAGACACTGCAAACCAGTGGCGCAGGTGGACGGGACTCATTTGTATAGAAAATACAAGAGTTGTTTATTGGTTGCAGTCTCACAAGATGGTAATAACAACATCGTGCCTATTGCATTCACcatagtggagggagagactTCTGATGCATGGTACTTTTTCCTGAGTAACTTGCATCAACATGTGGTGACACGTGATGGTGTGGGACTTATCTCTGACCGTCACGATTCTATTAGGTCAGCTATTGAGAGAAGTAATGGGGTTTGATCTCCTCCTAGAGCGTTCCATATGTTCTGTATCCGGCATATTGAGTCCAACTTCTTGAGGAAGTTCAAGGCACCTTACTTGCAGAAGCTTATCGTCAATATTGGTAACTTTAAATACAATGAACTTTGAATTTATTGTAAGTACGATCAAATAGAATGGTGTTCATTGTTGACTGAATGTTTTTCATAGGATACTCGAGGACGATCAGGGAGTACCAGATGCGCTATGAACGATTAAAGGAAAGGGGTGAGGCTTACACCAACTGGCTTGATCGAATCCCACGTGAGCAGTATACTTTGGCATTTGATGGTGGATATCGATGGAGTCATATGACCACCAATCTTGTGGAGTGCATCAACTCCGTCTTAAAGGGTGCATGCAATCTCCCGGTGACTGCGCTTGTTAAGGCTACATTTTACAGATTGAATGAGTTGTTCACTAGGAAAAGAGCTAAGGCTGAAATCCGAATTAATGCTGGACTTGTGTTCTCTGAGATGGTGACCTCCAAAGTGCATGCAAATCAACGAACATCGGGTAACATACAGGTTAGTTGTTTTGATAGAGAAAATGAAGTATTTGAGGTACGCGAGATGCCAAGTGGGGTTGAGTATGCAGTTGACctagtaatattatttaaaaaaaattcttaaaaaagatataattctaacataattatttcaatttaatcacaaattatatattactattgATGAGTAATTAttatactttaaaaataaataaactttctatttaaaaaataatttttttatatatttttatatattatcacGGACACAACTACATATAATAGTAATGTATAATAACAGTCTTTCCTACGACGACTATGACGACTTTATTACGATATAAAGGTTAGGCATCATGtcaaaagggaaagaaaaagatcttttaagaGCACGATAAGAGAAGAagatttgtttaattaatttgtcAATAGAACAAATTAAAGTGGATGCATGCTATCATATATACTATCTATGTGTCGCTTTTCTCTTGTATAAATATAGTTCCATGTTAGCTTGACTGAATTTCATCGATGTCCATGCATGTATAGTGTCACATAGAGTAGAGAGAATATAATACAATCAAATAATGGAAAAGCTAAATTTTGTGAAGAAGAACGGGGTAAGTAGAATGCCTCCTGGATTCAGATTCCAGCCAACGGATGAAGAGCTTGTGTTTCAGTATTTGAAATGTAAGGTCTTCTCATTCCCCTTGCCCGCTTCCATGATTCCTGACATCAATCTCTCCAACTATGATCCTTGGGATTTGCCAGGTACGTACATAGCTACCCGTATACATATGTAtaaaattgataataaaaatttaaattgattattaaaagtctttagataaaaatttaggtaaatttatcatattatttaatagttttaattatcaattttaaaaataatgcatgtaaattttataattaaaaatcattaaatgactatataaacaaatatattaaattatttaacgattttTAACCATTAATTTTACATGAAAAATAACTAGCTTGTAGATAAATAGTCACATACATAACATCATGGTTAATATATTGTTATTTTGATACATAGGAAATTGTGATGAACATCAAGAGATGTATTTCTTCAGCAGCAAGGAACCCAAGTATAGAAATGGAAGCCGCATGAACCGAACAACCACCACTGGCTATTGGAAGGCAACAGGATCCGACAAAAGAATCATTTCATCTTCTAATAATAGTGACGATAATAGCATTCTTGGCATTAGAAAAACCCTAGTGTTTTACCAAGGGAAATCTCCCAATGGCACTAGAACTCACTGGGTCTTGCATGAATATCGCCTGGCTAGTACTACTCTACATGCTAATAACAATGCTTGCGATATAGGAGATTGGGTTCTGTGCCGCTTATCGGTGAAGAAAAGGAGTGTTGGGAGTGGTAGCATCATCATAAGCAAGAAAGCACGTTCTTCAGcatcttcatcctcatcttctTCCACTTCAAGTAATAACGTCATGGAAGTATCTTCTTCATATGCTTCTTAATATCAACGCAACAAACAATGCACTTCCTCCTGATGGTCTTGCTGACTATTGATTAAAACCACCATACATATTCTCACTCAGACCCCGTCGATTCTGCAACTAAATGGATTCATACCCTTTAAAATTAACAAGGGAAATACTCAAGagctattaaaatttattgtttttggtcATTACTTTTAGccattaattcaatttttttaagctAATAATTCAATGACATATTTTTAGACTacacttttaaatattgatgGCTAACGGAtgatcaacaataataaattttgataatcttCTAGTATTTCTCGATTAACAACACTAAATATGCTAATTAAGACTTTTTATGTATCTTATATATTGTTGTTTCTTATTATAATATTGTAATGAACTTATCTCATCTTTCTTCCTGTTTTTAGGAGTAATTTAAATGAGTTTgatgatattattaatataaaaatatgtgaGGTGCACATTCAAATTaaccatttatttattattttatattttcaaaaaaaaaaaaatcaaaccacACTGTAAAGTTAATCAAGTCCCTAGTAAATTAGAAATGACAATGGCAAAAGTAACTTTATAATTGTATAATAACTAAATATACAAAATttccaaaattaaaattcaagttCTTTCTCCTTCAAATATGTTGTTCTCTGTTACTACATTAACatcattctattttttaaaaattttattagtgtGAAACACTCTTTTTAATAGGTATTTCTCTTCCTATATATAGATAAAGGAGAAAGAAACATAAATATCCATAAAACAAGAAAGCTAGGAGTACAAGGTATGAGTAGttatgaatataataaaaatagtaaatcaaaaataaaatataagtattcattttaattttaaatatataatttttttacttaattcTAAATCATTGGAGCAggaaaaaagaaacataaatgaTTTGTGCAAAAAGCGCCTCATACTCTCATAGTGTGGGAATTTGATCCTGGAATTGTAAAAGTGACCCAATGCGCCAATGCGAGAGTCGTGTTACAAATATCATAGAATTTAGGGCATCAATTCAATTTGTACCTTTGTAGGACGATCAACGgcttattttttttggatttgagAAGCATGTGTGTGCTGTGAGTTATTGTAGAGAACGTATGTGATAGATAATTAGATATAAATGTGAGATAgcctttttttaaataagggATGAAAAAATCcgatttttttgtaaaaaaaattagacccATTAATCGGACAATCTAATTAGTGTGGTgggaaagaaaaatttaaattctggTGAAGGTAATAGAACTCTCTTATTTGtgtttacaaaaattaaaaaaaaaatagaatacacaAATCGGATAGCTGTCTAATTTGTATACcccaaattttttaaagttagggtccgatttgtgtaccaAAAATCAAACGGTCCGATTTTTGCTCCTAACACCACAGTTGCGTAAAGCAACTATACATTCCATAACTGCGTTCTACACCATTTCAATTGGACGGTCTGATTTTTGCTCTTGACAATCGGACTGTCCGATTTTTACTCATAACACCACAGTTGCGTAAAGCACCTATACACTCTATAACTGCGTTCTACATCATTTTTTCTtccatatctaaattaaaaagtgtACGATCAACATGTGAACCCATCTctagaattttattttgtaacgtatgaaataatatttaattcgtcttaaaataacaaaataataagaagaaaaacataaaaaaataggatcgaagttaaaaaagaaaaaagaaatattctAAGAGCAGtaattaaagttaattttttttaactctttATTTAGAGTTTTCATTGATATTATCTTTGAACAACACTTTCAAAAGATTTGATAACATGAAGGAAAAAAGTCCTACATGTAGGGATATTTTTCAACGTCGTTTTCTTACGTCCCACAGTTTTTCACTTTACAGCTTCATATCCAAAAGAAAcacaatcaattattttttcattacaaTGTCAGTTCAATTTCATTCCACATAGGCATAGCCATGTTGTTAAGTTTGTTAGGAAcaagaataagaaaatgaatAGCGTGAAATTCAGCCTCTACCCTGAATAATAGGATATTCGAGAGTTGACCTATTTACCTGTCAAAGGCGCCCAGACCATTTTGTTATACTGCTCTACCACAAATCACACATGGCACCCTATTTTTGTGTTGAGGAGTGAATACAATGCCAGATTTAGATAATTTAGTTAGCTGGTACATTGCAATTTTAGGCTCTGCATTGTTGAAAGTTACCAACCTTGAATATTCTACTCTGTCAAGTAACTCCTCAATATACTTATGCAGTTATCCTAAGTTGTAACAACACTTCTTAGTTTTGATGGATCCTAAATTTGCAATTTCAGCactgcattttttttctattaatgaGAGAAAATAACTGCAAACACAGAGTGTACAAGACCCTTTTGGTTAATTTAGTTGCTACACCAAATTTAGTTGCCCTTTAAAATCAAACCTCAGAATTCTCGACGTTTCCATCTCTAATTTCTTGatctcaacaacaacaacaatcccaTCTCTGCACTTGGACTCTTCATTGCAAATacacttttttctttctctctctgcaATGGGGGGTGCCAATTCAAAAATAAAGCTTAATTCAGGTACGGTTCGCCGGTTCGAAGAGTTTAAAAAACGTAGAAACGCAACCAAGCTTCAAGCTGAGAAGGAGCTGTTGAAGGATGGCGGGAATAGGGATAACAATTCTCAATCTTCTAACGGAACCAAACCAGCCGAGGAGGTTTCCACCAAAGAGGAATTGCCGGTGCGGGAGCTAACCGCAGAGAAGCCATCGAGAGTGGTTCCATTGCCCACTTCTACAGCTAAACATGAATCTGTAGAGGGGGGAGACGTAGAGAAGGATAGCAAGCACAATCATCACCATAACCAAGAGAAAGTGGAAGATAGCAATGAGAGCAAGGTAGAACAGGATAACAAGCACAACGATCATTATGGccaagaaaaagtgaaaaaatttcAAGAGAACGTAAAGCAGGATGAGAAACATAACAATCACGATGGCCAAGAGAAAGTGAAAACTTCTCAAGAAAGCAACTTGAAGAAGGATGACAAACACAATGATCATGATGATGGCAAAGAAAAAGTGAGTCATGTTATTAAAAAGGCTCTGGAAGATATTGAAATACAGAAAGGACAGACTGAAGAAACAAAGGAAGACGATGAGGTATTTGTAGATGCAACGGGAAGTATTGATGTAAATGAACAGCGTGAAGAATTTGGCATATTTCTACCAGGATCTCCAAGCTTCAGAATATATTGCATTGAGGCCAATAAGGCAAAAGTAGAACAAGAAGAATTATTATCattagaagaagatgatgatgatgatgatgatgatgatgatgatgatgatgaggacgatgaagaggaagaagaagaagaagaaaggggtgaGTGAATAAAGATTGAATAACATCGGACAGAAAAAGCACCTTCAATGTTTTTTTCTGCAAATTTAGATATACTTAAACAGTGTGTGTGGCAATTACAGGTGAGAAGCATAGCCTTGCTGCCATGCACCAGAAGGCGCACAGCACTGAGAGTGTAATAAGGCCGCCATCAGAGTCAGGCTCGGATAAATCTGCAAGCTTGACCTCTGACAGCTTAAATTCTGTAAGCACTTTCCCTTGTTATTTGTTATCTTCTTGAGTACTAATCAttcaaaaacaagaaaaagataatgaagacaataaataataaaacaattttcCTGATTCGGTTGTCATTAGGAAACTCCGATTGCTAAACCTGGAAAAGAACCAAGgacaaagagaaaagggaaaaaggcaaagaagtttgGGGCTGGGAATGTGAAGAGATTGTTCAAGGTTAAGTCATGTTACTATCCAACGTGTTCATGTGCTGGTGTCGATGACAGGAGGCGTATGGTTGCTCCTCCAAGACCACACAACTGATTACGATACTAGGTACATGTTAGAAAGAATGAAGACACCATCACCTGACCCTAAATTATGTTAGAACTTGTCAATTCCCACCTTCTAATACCATTGACCAGGTCTAGTCAACTTCTACTACTTCTAGACTTTATGTAACTACTTCTAAGTTTTCTCTGCTACCAATTTATTCTGTTATCTGGTGGAATAGAGAATTTGAAGAAATAGACGAAAACTTCACCTATATATATGGCATCGCCTATAGCTTATGTCATCATGATGTATTAATATGTATTAATACCAAATAAAACGAGTCCAGAAAAGTACACAAACTATAATGTTCGCTGCTACGCATTTATTCCTTTTACAGTTCTTAACTACTTAAATAAAGAGCAATTATCATGTTGCTGAGTTCCATACTTCCATGAAGTGAACCCCAAAGGTCAAAATGTAAAAGGACACCAAATCAGGAACATACAGCACCTCGAATTACAATTGTGCGACAAGAAAGTACAAACCAAACCGAATATAAACAAACACATACACTATGATAAACGATAACATCCACGAATCAACAGCAATCATTTAACAATACAATACCATTATTTGATCCGTGAATCAGCAGCATATTTTAAGAGTGCCCCAATACTACATAAAACCTGcaacaacaaaacaaacacaATAACAATCACatcattatcaatttttttttggcaGGAAATGGCAACAGAAATTAGGTTACAGAAGCAAACCTAGTCAACTGGGAAGGCAGAACTGAGGAACTCTTCATCCTCCCAAAAAATCTGCAGATCCTTGGACTCCATCAAGAAATCAAcagcttcttcatcaaactTGAGCACGAAAGCCAATTTGATCAACTCGGATAAAGCAGGTACATGATCAACATTCTCAGACAGTACACCGACAGAGATTGCTTCGCAGAAATATGTAGCATATTTTAGCATGCTTGCTTTTCCGCTGCTCCAGTCCATCTTTTGAGTGAAGAGTTTTGAGCTTTCACTTTCCCTTTCCCAACGTATCATCCTGTTTGCCTCCCTAGTAATGACATCCCCTGATGATAATGGCAAACTATAGCTTACAGTGACTTGCTCCATTGTCTCACAGACAGTGAGGTTAAGAATACCTTGAACAGCTTCATGCCTTTTCTCTGCTTCCATTCTGAGGCTAGAACATGCAAGAAATCCAAGAATAAGTTTAACCAACCCTTTCCCGTTGAAAACATTTCTTGGGTCCACTTGTGTGAATTTTCCATCATCTACTAAGGATGATTCTTCCTTGAGAACAGACTCAGATATGGTGCGCACACCAATTTTCTTGTACAAGTCTAACAATTCTGACCTGGGCAATGATGCCAAGCTTTGCTTAGGATACCAGACAAATACACCATCTTGCTGAAAAAGATTCTTCAAGTGAAGGTTATCAGCAACAAATACATCACGCTTCTCTAGCAAAACTACTTTATCAGAGTCTGATGTAGCAGGTAGCTTCATCAAATTCTCAGCAATCATCGTCTCTGACTTCTTGGTTCTGTGTTGCAAAAGGTAAGTCCAGAACTTGCAGCATTCATCCTGTGAAATTTTTTTCCCGGAACTCTCCCATTCCTTCCATAACTCAATATAATCAATAAGTGATGGCTCGCCCCTGACACCCATATCCGAGAAGAGAGGAAACAAGTCTTTATCATAATACTTTCGAAGAACATATAACCTCGAACTAAATAATTCATTCTTGTCACATTTGACACATTCTTTGGGATTGACCCACTCTCCATTATCATCTCCCTTGGGAACCCAAATCCTGTTGCCCCCATTCTCTGGTATCCAATGGTGTTCTTTCAAGTACCTGTATATTCGTACAATGGTGGGATAGTCGGAATGTAAATCTATGTTGCTGGCAATTAACGAGCATCCTTTCTTGACATCAGTAATAACTCCAATTTCACAGAGTTCTTTCTCGTACTCTGCAATTTTAGCTCCATAGAAGTTCTCATTGATGAAAGGTCCATCCATTGGTTTAAGAAACGAATTCCACTGAGAACCAAACAGCAAACATTTATCTGGGGTCCTATGACCAGCATTGGTGTTCAACCATTGTTTAGATAATCTTTTCTTGAAGTCCTCATTAAGAGAATGACTGCGCTGAAGTAATAGCCGAATGCATTCCAACAATGATAGGACACTCTCAGGAGTTATGCTGGAAGGATCTGATGGAAACCTGAGACAGCTTGAAACAAAGTCTACACCAAGTTTCAGTTCGGTAATAACCCCCATATTCTTCAGCTCCTCCTTATACTCATGTATCCCCATGCCATAACAACTGTCACTGTCATCAATGAAAGGGAGACAAGTAATCGCAGAGAGAGATTTCCAATCTGGACCAAATAAAATACAGCCCCCTGGAGACTTATAATCACCAACCCGAGTTCGCAACCATTTGGAAGTACTTAAGATTCCTAAAAACTCAGAAGGAAACTTGTACTCAGCTTCTTTCACTTGTCTGCAGCACGATAGAAATGACTCGACATGACATTTGTTTATGTCAGTCTGTGATGCTTTTTTCTTGAACACATCACCAAATGTTTTCATTGCCTCTTCAAAATCAACCACAACTCCGGCTTTCTTCAGCTCTTTCTTATATATGAAAATCTTTTCTCCATAGAAACCAAGATCAATGACATGGAAACCAGTGAACACATCAAGAATGCATCGCCATGCAGGCTCAGGTAAGAAACATTCACCAGGAGATTTAAGGCCATTATTAGTCTTCAAACAATTGGCTGCTTTTAGGGCATTAACCAGTTTGTCAGAGCTATCAGCAGCAGCACGAATACATTCCAGAATCAAGAGAACAGCATTAGCCGTCAAAGATTTCAAGCACGACGGTGATTTCAAGTTGTCTATTACGAGCTGGTAACTATTATGGAAGCCAACTACGACATCAAGCAACTCAAGCTCGTCTTTGAAACGGTATATTTCTTCACCGTAGTGAGCCTTGTCGATGAAAGGTATATCACTAATTTGTGATGCAGTTTG
The genomic region above belongs to Arachis duranensis cultivar V14167 chromosome 3, aradu.V14167.gnm2.J7QH, whole genome shotgun sequence and contains:
- the LOC107480040 gene encoding NAC domain-containing protein 41-like, translating into MEKLNFVKKNGVSRMPPGFRFQPTDEELVFQYLKCKVFSFPLPASMIPDINLSNYDPWDLPGNCDEHQEMYFFSSKEPKYRNGSRMNRTTTTGYWKATGSDKRIISSSNNSDDNSILGIRKTLVFYQGKSPNGTRTHWVLHEYRLASTTLHANNNACDIGDWVLCRLSVKKRSVGSGSIIISKKARSSASSSSSSSTSSNNVMEVSSSYAS